One window of Oryza brachyantha chromosome 12, ObraRS2, whole genome shotgun sequence genomic DNA carries:
- the LOC102713510 gene encoding release factor glutamine methyltransferase produces the protein MAEERSMDFSLGGPLGPLILHTVAVVYLSSLAATMLASASAAAGAAAALLPRRPKPRPHLIKRLAAVSASAVTPPCPRSARSGAGAEADPTPLFLRPAAHPVPAATLAAFRRRAAALVPPSAPHLHRHLRWLLADAAHDTGGDPALLRAPLGDLEALWLGHVRDRRPFQYVVGNEHWRDLVVAVREGVLIPRPETEAVVDMVGEVQGFEAGWWADLGTGSGAITVAVARMLGPEGRVFATDVSEVAIDVARLNVQRYGMQDKVEIRHGFWFEPLEDLKGKLMGVISNPPYIPTDDLPGLQPEVGWHEPKLALDGGKDGLDHLLHLCEGLSSVLKHGGFFVFETNGNKQSEFLVDFIRTKWGSCFRDVEAVLDFANIKRFVKGYRR, from the exons ATGGCGGAGGAGAGGTCGATGGATTTCTCTCTC GGAGGCCCACTAGGCCCATTGATATTgcacaccgtcgccgtcgtctatCTGTCCTCCCTTGCCGCCACCAtgctcgcctccgcctccgccgccgccggcgccgccgccgcgttgcTTCCTAGGCGGCCCAAGCCGAGGCCCCACCTTATCaagcgcctcgccgccgtgtccGCCTCCGCGGTGACTCCCCCGTGCCCCCGGAGCGCCCGctcgggggcgggggcggaggcggacccCACGCCGCTCTTCCTCCGCCCGGCGGCGCACCCCGTCCCGGCGGCCACCCTCGCGGCGttccgccgccgagccgccgcgctcgtGCCCCCCTCCGCGCCgcacctccaccgccacctccgctggctcctcgccgacgccgcccacgacaccggcggcgacccggcgcTCCTCCGCGCGCCTCTCGGCGACCTCGAGGCGCTCTGGCTCGGCCACGTCCGGGACCGGCGCCCGTTCCAGTACGTCGTGGGGAACGAGCACTGGAGGGACCTGGTGGTCGCCGTCAGGGAAGGCGTGCTCATCCCGCGGCCCGAgacggaggcggtggtggacaTGGTCGGAGAGGTGCAAGGGTTCGAGGCTGGGTGGTGGGCGGATCTTGGGACCGGCAGTGGCGCCATCACGGTGGCCGTGGCGAGGATGCTCGGGCCGGAGGGGAGGGTGTTCGccactgacgtcagcgaggtcGCCATTGATGTCGCTCGGCTCAATGTCCAGAGATACGGGATGCAG GATAAAGTTGAGATTAGGCATGGCTTCTGGTTTGAACCCCTAGAAGATCTGAAAGGAAAGCTCATGGGTGTGATTAGTAATCCTCCATATATACCAACTGACGATCTACCTGGCCTGCAACCTGAAGTTGGTTGGCATGAACCAAAGTTGGCACTTGATGGCGGCAAAGATGGACTTGACCATCTGCTTCATCTTTGTGAAGGATTGTCATCAGTACTTAAGCATGgtggtttctttgtttttgaG ACAAATGGCAATAAACAGTCAGAGTTTCTTGTCGATTTCATACGTACAAAGTGGGGTTCTTGTTTTCGTGATGTTGAAGCAGTTTTAGACTTTGCAAATATCAAACGTTTTGTGAAAGGATATCGCAGATGA
- the LOC102713788 gene encoding homeobox-leucine zipper protein HOX33, with translation MAAAAVGVGAGARGERLSSSSPTAVGPQVDAGKYVRYTPEQVEALERVYTECPKPSSLRRQQLIRECPILSNIEPKQIKVWFQNRRCREKQRKEASRLQTVNRKLNAMNKLLMEENDRLQKQVSRLVYENGYMRTQLHNPSAATTDTSCESVVTSSQHQQQNPAVLHPQRDANNPAGLLAIAEETLAEFMSKATGTAVEWVQMVGMKPGPDSIGIIAVSHNCSGVAARACGLVSLEPTKVAEILKDRPSWYRDCRCVDIIHVIPTGNGGTIELIYMQTYAPTTLAAPRDFWTLRYTSGLEDGSLVICERSLTQSTGGPSGPNTPNFIRAEVLPSGYLIRPCEGGGSMIYIVDHVDLDAWSVPEVLRPLYESPKILAQKMTIAALRHIRQIAHESSGEIPYGAGRQPAVFRTFSQRLSRGFNDAVSGFPDDGWSLLSSDGSEDITISVNSSPNKLVGSHVSPNPLFSTVGGGILCAKASMLLQNVPPALLVRFLREHRSEWADPGVDAYSAASLRASPYTVPGLRTSGFMGSQVILPLAHTLEHEEFLEVIRLEGHGFSHDEVLLSRDMYLLQLCSGVDENATSASAQLVFAPIDESFADDAPLLPSGFRVIPLDTKMDVPSATRTLDLASALEVGPGGASRASTDASGVCNRSVLTIAFQFSYENHLRDSVAAMARNYVRAVMASVQRVAVAIAPSRLGPQIGMKHPPASPEALTLASWIGRSYRVHTGADIRWSDTEDADSPLALLWKHNDAILCCSLKPAPMFTFANNAGLDILETTLVNLQDISLEMILDDEGRKALCSEFPKIMQQGFTYLPGGVCKSSMGRQASYEQAVAWKVLSDDDAPHCLAFMLVNWTFM, from the exons atggctgcggcggcggtgggggtgggggcggGGGCAAGGGGGGAGAGGCTCTCCTCGTCGTCCCCGACGGCGGTGGGGCCGCAGGTGGACGCCGGGAAGTACGTGCGGTACACGCCGGAGCAGGTGGAGGCGCTGGAGCGGGTGTACACCGAGTGCCCCAAGCCCAGCTCGCTCCGCCGCCAGCAGCTCATCCGGGAGTGCCCCATCCTCAGCAACATCGAGCCCAAGCAGATCAAGGTCTGGTTCCAGAACCGCAG ATGCCGGGAGAAGCAGCGCAAGGAGGCCTCCCGGCTGCAAACTGTTAACCGGAAGCTGAATGCGATGAACAAGCTGTTGATGGAGGAGAATGACCGGCTGCAGAAGCAGGTGTCTCGTCTCGTCTATGAGAATGGCTACATGCGGACTCAACTCCACAAT CCTTCTGCGGCCACCACAGATACAAGCTGTGAGTCTGTGGTGACAAGTAGTCAGCATCAACAGCAAAACCCAGCGGTTCTGCATCCGCAAAGGGATGCGAACAACCCAGCAGG TCTTCTTGCTATTGCTGAGGAGACCTTGGCAGAGTTCATGTCCAAGGCGACAGGAACTGCTGTCGAATGGGTGCAAATGGTTGGGATGAAG CCTGGTCCGGATTCCATTGGAATCATCGCTGTTTCGCACAATTGCAGTGGCGTAGCAGCACGAGCTTGCGGCCTTGTGAGCCTTGAGCCCACAAAG GTTGCGGAGATCCTCAAGGATCGCCCCTCTTGGTACCGTGATTGCCGATGTGTCGATATCATCCACGTTATCCCTACGGGTAATGGTGGAACCATTGAGCTAATCTACATGCAG ACTTATGCACCGACAACTTTGGCGGCACCACGTGACTTTTGGACGCTCCGCTACACCAGTGGACTTGAAGATGGGAGTCTTGTG ATATGTGAAAGGTCATTGACTCAGTCCACTGGAGGCCCATCTGGGCCTAACACTCCAAATTTTATCAGAGCCGAGGTGCTTCCCAGTGGTTATCTGATTCGACCATGCGAGGGAGGTGGCTCCATGATTTACATTGTGGATCATGTTGATTTGGAT GCATGGAGTGTGCCTGAGGTCCTTAGACCGCTCTATGAATCTCCAAAGATCCTTGCTCAGAAGATGACTATTGCA GCATTGCGACACATTAGGCAAATTGCACATGAGTCAAGTGGTGAAATCCCCTATGGTGCTGGGCGGCAGCCTGCTGTTTTCAGGACCTTCAGTCAAAGGCTCAGTAG AGGTTTCAATGATGCTGTTAGCGGATTTCCAGATGATGGCTGGTCTTTGTTGAGCAGTGATGGTAGTGAGGACATTACAATATCAGTAAACTCATCTCCAAACAAGCTTGTTGGATCCCATGTCAGCCCGAACCCTCTATTTTCGACTGTCGGAGGTGGCATCTTGTGTGCAAAGGCATCAATGTTACTTCAG AATGTCCCTCCTGCTCTTCTTGTGCGATTTCTGAGGGAGCATCGTTCTGAATGGGCTGATCCTGGTGTTGATGCTTATTCTGCTGCGTCTTTACGGGCCAGCCCATATACAGTTCCAGGCTTAAGGACTAGTGGTTTTATGGGCAGTCAGGTTATACTACCCCTTGCACATACCTTAGAGCATGAAGAG TTCTTGGAGGTAATTAGGCTCGAAGGACATGGTTTTAGCCATGATGAGGTGCTTCTATCACGGGATATGTACCTTCTACAG CTTTGCAGTGGGGTTGATGAGAATGCTACCAGTGCATCTGCACAGCTTGTGTTTGCTCCAATTGATGAATCTTTTGCTGATGATGCACCACTACTACCCTCAGGATTCCGTGTGATACCACTAGATACAAAGATG GACGTGCCATCTGCAACACGCACACTTGACCTTGCATCTGCCCTTGAGGTTGGACCGGGTGGAGCTTCACGTGCTTCAACTGATGCATCTGGCGTGTGCAACAGATCAGTCCTGACCATTGCTTTTCAATTCTCATATGAGAACCACCTTCGCGATAGTGTGGCAGCAATGGCTAGGAATTATGTCAGAGCTGTGATGGCATCTGTGCAGAGGGTGGCTGTGGCCATAGCTCCTTCCCGGCTTGGACCTCAGATCGGAATGAAGCACCCTCCAGCCTCTCCTGAGGCACTCACCCTTGCTAGCTGGATTGGCAGGAGCTATAG GGTTCACACCGGAGCAGATATCCGGTGGTCTGATACCGAAGATGCTGATTCTCCCCTGGCGCTCCTGTGGAAACACAACGATGCAATACTATGCTGTTCTCTGAAG CCTGCTCCTATGTTCACCTTTGCCAACAATGCTGGCCTCGATATCCTCGAGACGACGCTGGTCAACCTCCAAGACATCTCGCTCGAGATGATCCTGGATGATGAGGGCCGGAAGGCGCTGTGCTCAGAGTTCCCCAAGATCATGCAGCAG GGTTTCACCTACCTCCCTGGTGGCGTGTGCAAGTCGAGCATGGGGCGGCAGGCGTCGTACGAGCAGGCGGTGGCATGGAAGGTTctgagcgacgacgacgccccACACTGCCTCGCCTTCATGCTGGTCAACTGGACCTTCATGTGA